Proteins encoded in a region of the Isoalcanivorax pacificus W11-5 genome:
- a CDS encoding homoserine kinase, with protein MTVFTPLTPDQISALLAEHQLTLLHQRPISEGIENSNYLLEARRANGIPVALVLTVFETLPADSLPWFIELLHRLQARGLFVPAPLGGTQALMEVAGKPAFLVPKLSGHHLARADGTQLATLGSALAQIHLTQAPENLTAPPNPMQQLATLVDNHLHRLPGPDRARAETLLTRWQQRLPTPVLCHGDLFRDNVLFNGQQLTGLLDFYNAGEAPAEYDLAVTMNDWCLDAARRPVPALETALLNGYQHVRPLDMAARMRLPLALAIAALRFWLSRLGAEQPGEEVIGQGSKDPAEFEVLFRLRADAL; from the coding sequence ATGACTGTCTTCACACCCCTGACACCCGACCAGATCAGTGCCCTGCTCGCAGAGCATCAACTCACCCTGTTGCACCAGCGGCCGATCAGCGAGGGCATCGAGAACAGCAATTATCTGCTGGAAGCACGTCGTGCCAACGGCATCCCCGTGGCGCTGGTGCTGACGGTGTTCGAGACTCTGCCGGCGGACAGCCTGCCGTGGTTCATCGAGCTGCTGCACCGGCTGCAGGCCCGGGGGCTGTTCGTGCCGGCCCCGTTGGGCGGCACGCAGGCATTGATGGAAGTGGCCGGCAAACCGGCTTTTCTCGTACCGAAACTCTCCGGACACCATCTTGCCCGGGCCGACGGCACCCAACTCGCCACGCTCGGCAGTGCACTGGCACAGATCCATCTGACACAGGCCCCTGAAAACCTCACCGCACCGCCAAATCCGATGCAGCAACTGGCCACACTGGTGGACAACCACCTGCACCGCCTGCCCGGCCCCGACCGGGCCCGTGCGGAAACACTGCTTACCCGCTGGCAACAGCGGCTGCCGACGCCGGTGCTCTGCCACGGCGACCTGTTTCGCGACAACGTGCTGTTCAACGGCCAGCAACTCACCGGCCTGCTGGATTTCTACAACGCCGGTGAAGCACCGGCGGAATACGACCTGGCGGTGACCATGAATGACTGGTGCCTGGATGCTGCACGGCGACCGGTGCCGGCACTGGAAACCGCGCTGCTCAACGGCTACCAGCATGTGCGCCCGCTGGACATGGCCGCGCGCATGCGGCTGCCGCTGGCACTGGCCATCGCGGCGCTGCGTTTCTGGCTGTCGCGGCTGGGGGCGGAGCAGCCCGGTGAGGAGGTGATTGGCCAGGGCAGCAAGGACCCGGCGGAGTTCGAGGTGCTGTTCCGGTTACGCGCGGACGCGCTGTAG
- a CDS encoding outer membrane beta-barrel protein, which yields MRYRGWPRAGRLACLLFLLMLSARPALADVSVYRDQPRFWVAVSAAQTTLDFGHLDARPLTLGLRVGGMMDDMFGTELRIARGIVADRDERAVGSGSARRDDSLDHLASALVLARLPLAEHVYARAFAGLSDAQIRTRLRRCNAGACRSDTERNDDTSLSWGLGGYWQPQPALALSVEFMRYVDRDTLALDAIELAAVFLF from the coding sequence ATGCGATACCGGGGATGGCCGCGCGCCGGCCGGCTGGCCTGTCTGCTTTTTTTGCTGATGCTTTCCGCCCGGCCTGCGTTGGCCGATGTGTCCGTCTACCGTGACCAGCCGCGTTTCTGGGTGGCGGTCAGTGCCGCGCAGACGACGCTGGATTTCGGGCACCTCGATGCCAGGCCGCTGACGCTGGGGCTGCGGGTCGGCGGCATGATGGACGATATGTTCGGCACCGAGTTGCGCATCGCGCGCGGCATCGTTGCCGACCGGGACGAACGCGCCGTCGGTAGCGGCAGTGCGCGCCGTGACGACAGTCTTGATCATCTGGCCTCGGCACTGGTCCTGGCGCGGTTGCCACTGGCAGAGCATGTTTACGCGCGGGCCTTTGCCGGCCTCTCTGACGCGCAGATCCGCACCCGCCTGCGGCGCTGCAACGCCGGTGCCTGCCGCAGCGATACCGAACGCAACGACGATACCAGTCTGAGCTGGGGACTGGGCGGTTACTGGCAGCCACAACCGGCGCTGGCGCTGAGTGTGGAATTCATGCGTTACGTGGACCGCGACACCCTGGCCCTGGACGCCATCGAACTGGCCGCCGTGTTTCTGTTCTGA
- a CDS encoding TetR/AcrR family transcriptional regulator: MHTQRLAARGEPCQGKRELTKLRNRETLIAAATDIFLEKGFEATTVRDIVNATDLALGTFYNYFADKEALFAAIVDEHIGRVAESVREFRRKATSQAEFVRFGYEAYFRGLAANPVSFELARRHETSIGSLNRIPMFCLAMEHLVEDIDDAKTRGWLPDADSEYIAAAFVGVGHEISRVMVSRRPLDPDYAARFAAALFHAGLCELPRN, encoded by the coding sequence ATGCATACGCAACGACTGGCTGCCCGTGGCGAACCATGCCAGGGCAAGCGTGAACTGACCAAACTACGCAACCGGGAAACCCTGATCGCCGCCGCCACGGACATCTTTCTGGAAAAGGGTTTCGAGGCCACCACCGTCCGGGACATCGTCAACGCCACCGATCTTGCCCTGGGCACCTTCTACAACTACTTCGCCGATAAAGAAGCGCTGTTTGCCGCAATTGTTGATGAACATATCGGCCGGGTGGCGGAATCCGTGCGCGAGTTCCGTCGCAAGGCGACCAGCCAGGCCGAGTTCGTGCGCTTCGGCTACGAAGCCTACTTTCGCGGGCTGGCCGCCAATCCGGTCAGCTTCGAGCTGGCGCGACGGCACGAAACCTCCATTGGCAGCCTCAATCGTATCCCGATGTTCTGTCTGGCCATGGAGCATCTGGTCGAGGACATCGACGACGCCAAGACGCGTGGCTGGCTGCCAGACGCCGACAGCGAATACATCGCAGCGGCCTTCGTGGGCGTGGGTCACGAAATCAGCCGGGTGATGGTCAGCCGCCGCCCGCTGGACCCGGACTACGCCGCGCGCTTTGCCGCAGCGCTGTTCCACGCCGGCTTGTGTGAACTGCCCCGCAACTGA
- a CDS encoding metal ABC transporter substrate-binding protein codes for MRVLLAALLLCLNGVVAAAEVSRPKVLASTEPVAMLLREVLGDAVRVETLMLPNQTPHNASFTPGQARQVREADLLVWLGADAEPGMAGLLKRHAGRQLALTDLDGVYRRDGDEGHDHHHDDDAHHHGLLDPHLWLYPANMRRLAQALPAEADALGLSRDEVVQRVALFDAALTETEAAVRAALAPVAGTPYLSHHDAWAYFSDAFGVRRPLVINHNIEASASSRRFVELSSTLQAQQVHCVMAEPEARRALLERLCRDQCRLVQADPLGRDVAGGTYSGLLTHLQGLFSQCLTAP; via the coding sequence ATGCGTGTTTTGCTCGCGGCCCTGCTGTTGTGCCTGAATGGCGTCGTCGCTGCCGCCGAAGTGTCCCGTCCAAAGGTGCTGGCGAGTACCGAACCGGTGGCGATGCTGCTGCGCGAAGTGCTGGGTGATGCGGTACGCGTCGAGACGCTGATGCTGCCGAACCAGACCCCGCACAACGCCTCGTTCACACCGGGCCAGGCAAGGCAGGTGCGCGAAGCGGATCTGCTGGTCTGGCTCGGCGCCGACGCCGAGCCGGGCATGGCCGGGTTGCTGAAGCGCCATGCCGGCCGCCAGCTGGCGCTGACGGATCTTGATGGCGTGTACCGGCGCGACGGCGATGAAGGCCACGACCATCACCACGACGACGATGCCCACCACCACGGGCTGCTTGATCCACACCTGTGGTTGTACCCGGCCAACATGCGGCGTCTCGCGCAGGCGTTGCCGGCCGAGGCAGATGCGCTCGGATTGTCGCGTGATGAGGTGGTGCAACGTGTGGCGCTGTTTGACGCCGCGCTGACCGAAACGGAAGCCGCCGTGCGTGCTGCGCTGGCGCCGGTGGCGGGCACGCCGTACCTCAGCCATCACGACGCCTGGGCCTATTTTTCAGATGCCTTCGGCGTGCGCCGTCCGCTGGTGATCAACCACAACATCGAGGCCTCGGCCAGCAGCCGGCGTTTCGTGGAACTCAGCAGCACCTTGCAGGCGCAGCAAGTGCATTGCGTGATGGCGGAGCCGGAAGCGCGGCGGGCATTGCTGGAGCGGTTGTGCCGTGACCAGTGTCGGCTGGTGCAGGCCGATCCGCTCGGCCGGGATGTGGCTGGCGGCACCTACAGCGGGTTGCTGACCCACCTGCAAGGCCTGTTCAGCCAGTGCCTGACGGCGCCCTGA
- a CDS encoding ATP-binding protein: MSSIDWKLTTAAVWRAHNRQLRAVRHLDPIRLDDLLGVDTQKGKLVRNTERFLAGEPCNHVLLWGSRGTGKSSLVKAVLNEFAPQGLRLIEVDKDELASLPEIVDDIRERAQRFVIYCDDLSFDEGERGYKHLKTVLEGSIELPPENVRIYATSNRRHLLPEYHRDNAASRVVDGELHLGDAVEEKISLADRFGLGLSFYPISEQQYFEMIDHLFPAVNDREQLHTLARRFSMEKGGRSGRTARQFWNQHSGDI, from the coding sequence ATGAGCAGTATCGACTGGAAACTGACCACTGCTGCGGTCTGGCGCGCCCATAACCGGCAACTGCGAGCTGTGCGGCACCTTGATCCGATTCGTCTCGATGACCTGCTCGGTGTCGACACCCAGAAAGGCAAACTGGTACGCAACACCGAGCGCTTCCTGGCGGGCGAACCCTGCAACCATGTGTTGCTCTGGGGCAGCCGCGGCACCGGCAAGTCATCACTGGTGAAAGCGGTGCTGAATGAATTTGCGCCGCAAGGGCTGAGGCTGATTGAAGTGGACAAGGACGAACTGGCGTCGCTGCCGGAAATCGTCGACGATATTCGCGAACGCGCACAGCGTTTCGTCATTTACTGCGATGACCTGTCCTTTGACGAGGGTGAGCGTGGCTACAAACACCTGAAAACCGTGCTGGAAGGCTCAATCGAATTGCCGCCGGAAAACGTGCGCATCTATGCGACGTCCAACCGCCGGCACCTGCTGCCGGAATACCACCGTGACAACGCCGCCAGCCGCGTGGTGGATGGCGAATTGCACCTGGGTGACGCCGTTGAGGAAAAGATCTCCCTGGCAGACCGTTTTGGCCTGGGGCTGTCGTTCTACCCGATTTCCGAGCAGCAGTATTTCGAGATGATCGACCACCTGTTTCCGGCGGTGAATGATCGTGAGCAGTTACATACCCTGGCGCGGCGGTTTTCGATGGAAAAGGGCGGGCGCTCCGGGCGAACGGCACGGCAGTTCTGGAATCAGCACAGTGGTGATATCTGA
- a CDS encoding c-type cytochrome, producing the protein MKSLKLFALMLAGLSTAGYVHAAGDAEAGEAKAAVCAACHGPNGNSQVGMYPKLAGQGEKYLLKQLQDYKSGARENAIMQAQVASMSEQDMADLAAYFASQTVEVGKADPELVEAGARLYRGGNLESGVSACSGCHGPAGAGIAAAGFPALHGQQAQYIEDQLRAFRAAGRDDLGAQAYRRNDTDSDAPGMMQSIAAKLTDREIKAVASFISGLSE; encoded by the coding sequence ATGAAGTCCTTGAAGCTGTTTGCCCTGATGCTCGCTGGCCTGTCCACGGCCGGTTACGTTCACGCCGCCGGTGATGCCGAAGCGGGCGAAGCCAAGGCTGCGGTCTGCGCAGCCTGTCACGGTCCCAATGGCAACAGCCAGGTGGGCATGTATCCGAAGCTGGCCGGGCAGGGCGAGAAATACCTGCTCAAGCAGCTGCAGGACTACAAGAGCGGTGCCCGTGAGAACGCCATCATGCAGGCGCAGGTCGCCAGCATGTCCGAGCAGGACATGGCTGATCTGGCCGCCTACTTCGCCAGCCAGACCGTCGAAGTCGGCAAGGCTGATCCGGAGCTGGTGGAAGCCGGCGCCCGCCTGTACCGTGGCGGCAATCTGGAATCCGGCGTGTCCGCCTGTTCCGGCTGCCACGGCCCGGCCGGTGCCGGTATCGCAGCGGCCGGCTTCCCGGCGCTGCACGGCCAGCAGGCCCAGTACATCGAAGACCAGCTGCGCGCGTTCCGTGCGGCCGGCCGGGATGACCTGGGGGCGCAGGCCTACCGTCGCAACGACACCGATTCCGATGCGCCGGGCATGATGCAGTCCATCGCTGCCAAGCTGACCGACCGCGAAATCAAGGCCGTGGCCAGCTTCATCAGCGGCCTGTCCGAGTAA
- the yihA gene encoding ribosome biogenesis GTP-binding protein YihA/YsxC, with the protein MHPVERLLRQTQFLTSAQRLDQCPPDEGLEVAFAGRSNAGKSSAINRLTGQKSLARTSKTPGRTQLLNFFEVTEGRRLVDLPGYGYAKVDRATRQQWQKELDGYLAERRCLRGLVLLMDIRHPLKDFDRMLVDWSAEAGMPLHLLLTKADKLSFGQAKTTVMKVASSLKGHPAPLTAQLFSSTSGAGCDDAWDRLGGWLELPLD; encoded by the coding sequence ATGCACCCTGTAGAACGCCTGCTGCGGCAGACCCAGTTCCTGACCAGCGCCCAGCGGCTGGACCAGTGCCCCCCCGACGAAGGCCTGGAAGTGGCCTTTGCCGGCCGCTCCAATGCGGGCAAATCCAGCGCCATCAATCGCCTTACCGGCCAGAAGAGCCTGGCGCGGACCTCGAAGACCCCCGGCCGCACGCAGCTGCTGAACTTCTTTGAAGTGACCGAAGGCCGCCGGCTGGTGGACCTGCCCGGCTATGGCTACGCCAAAGTAGACCGTGCCACGCGCCAGCAGTGGCAGAAGGAGCTGGATGGCTACCTGGCCGAGCGCCGCTGCCTGCGCGGGCTGGTGCTGTTGATGGACATCCGCCATCCGCTGAAGGATTTCGACCGGATGCTGGTGGACTGGTCCGCCGAGGCCGGTATGCCGCTGCACCTGCTGCTGACCAAGGCCGACAAGCTCAGCTTCGGCCAGGCCAAGACCACCGTGATGAAGGTCGCCAGCTCGCTCAAGGGCCACCCGGCGCCGCTCACCGCGCAACTGTTCTCCTCCACCAGTGGCGCCGGCTGCGATGATGCCTGGGATCGTCTGGGCGGCTGGCTCGAACTGCCGCTGGACTGA
- a CDS encoding c-type cytochrome, which yields MKWMVALAALLLTSAVSADAIEDRYNKSCVFCHGSGAAGAPKAGDQAAWAPRLEKGMETLLEHTRSGIGAMPPRGMCADCSDDEFRALIEYMSK from the coding sequence ATGAAGTGGATGGTTGCCCTGGCAGCTTTGCTGCTCACCAGCGCCGTCAGTGCTGACGCGATCGAAGACCGTTACAACAAGAGCTGTGTGTTCTGCCACGGCAGTGGTGCCGCCGGTGCTCCGAAGGCCGGTGATCAGGCCGCCTGGGCGCCACGCCTTGAGAAAGGCATGGAGACCCTGCTCGAACACACCCGTTCCGGTATTGGCGCGATGCCGCCGCGCGGCATGTGTGCCGACTGCAGCGACGACGAATTCCGCGCGCTGATCGAATACATGTCCAAGTAA
- the znuC gene encoding zinc ABC transporter ATP-binding protein ZnuC — protein sequence MAAPRPVPDTTDAPLIALHDVAVRFGQQEVLSDIHLALHSGRITTLIGPNGAGKSTLARVILGIVPPSRGRVTRRTGLRIGYMPQRIKIDDSLPLTVDGFLALGMAGATRARRDALGRAGVAHLRRRAVQALSGGEMQRVLLARALLRKPDLLVLDEPAQGVDVAGQDALYGLLAEVRDELRCGILLISHDLHLVMAATDDVVCLHHHICCSGTPEAVSRDPAFRDMFPGHPATNLALYTHEHDHEHDLHGNVDCAEHHHHDH from the coding sequence ATGGCCGCACCCCGCCCCGTCCCCGACACCACCGATGCACCGCTGATTGCGCTGCATGACGTGGCAGTGCGCTTCGGCCAGCAGGAAGTGCTCAGTGACATCCATCTCGCCCTGCACAGCGGCCGCATCACCACGCTGATCGGCCCCAATGGCGCGGGCAAGTCCACCCTGGCGCGGGTGATCCTCGGCATCGTGCCGCCCAGCCGGGGGCGGGTGACCCGGCGCACCGGCCTGCGTATCGGCTACATGCCGCAGCGGATCAAGATCGACGACAGCCTGCCGCTGACCGTGGACGGTTTTCTGGCGCTGGGCATGGCTGGCGCGACCCGCGCGCGGCGTGATGCCCTGGGCCGCGCCGGCGTGGCACATCTGCGCCGGCGTGCGGTGCAGGCGCTGTCCGGCGGCGAAATGCAGCGCGTGCTGCTGGCCCGGGCACTGCTGCGCAAACCGGACCTGCTGGTGCTGGACGAGCCCGCCCAGGGCGTGGACGTGGCCGGCCAGGATGCACTCTACGGCCTGCTGGCCGAAGTGCGCGATGAACTGCGCTGCGGCATTCTGCTGATCTCCCACGACCTGCACCTGGTGATGGCCGCCACCGATGACGTGGTGTGCCTGCACCATCACATCTGCTGCTCCGGCACGCCGGAAGCCGTCAGCCGCGATCCGGCCTTCCGCGACATGTTCCCCGGTCACCCGGCGACGAACCTGGCGCTGTACACGCATGAGCATGACCACGAGCACGACCTGCACGGCAACGTGGATTGCGCGGAGCATCATCACCATGATCATTGA
- the polA gene encoding DNA polymerase I, whose product MSQPKPLVLVDGSSYLYRAFHALPPLATSSGQPTGAVRGVASMLRKLLADYQPERMAVVFDAKGKTFRDELFEQYKAQRPPMPDELRAQVEPLYTLIRAMGLPLIVEEGVEADDVIGTLARQAAAAGQPVVISTGDKDMAQLVDGHITLVNTMTGTVLDPDGVVEKFGVGPELIIDLLALMGDKVDNIPGVPGVGEKTALGLLQGIGSLTTLYDNLDKVPALPIRGAKTLPKKLEEHRDQAFLSYQLATIKLDCVLNETFDELTLREPDKVALAEQYRTLEFKSWLLEILDGEEVPEDVTAETSIDRASYVTITDDATLDDWLQRLVAAKLFAFDTETTSLDYMQAELVGVSFAISPGEAAYVPVAHDYPGAPDQLDRDAVLKKLKPLLEDPGLKKIGQNLKYDMSVLAQYDITLRGVEYDTMLESYVLDSVATRHDMDSLALKFLGHRNIAFEDIAGKGAKQLTFNQIAIDDAAPYAAEDADITLRLHETLWPRLEAIPTLARVFREIEVPLVSVLSRIERNGCYVDAGMLRLQSQELAKKMAALEKQAHEIAGRPFNLNSTKQLGEILYTEQNIPVIKKTPKGAPSTAEPVLAELALEYELPSVIMAHRAMNKLKSTYTDKLPEMVQPRSGRVHTSYHQAVAATGRLSSSDPNLQNIPVRSEEGRRIRQAFRAPAGRKIVAADYSQIELRIMAHLSGDKGLLDAFAHGLDIHRATAAEVWEKSLDAVTDNERRNAKAINFGLIYGMSAFGLAKQLGVPRGEAQDYINRYFERYPGVREYMDSTRAKAAEQGYVETLFGRRLYLPEIGSRNAAMRQAAERTAINAPMQGTAADIIKRAMLRVDQWLTDSGIDALMIMQVHDELVFEVDEKQVDTLINEATALMSGAADLKVPLVVDAGIGDNWDEAH is encoded by the coding sequence ATGTCACAACCGAAACCCCTCGTCCTGGTAGACGGCTCGTCCTACCTGTACCGAGCCTTTCATGCCCTGCCGCCCCTGGCCACCTCGTCCGGCCAGCCGACCGGCGCGGTGCGCGGCGTCGCCAGCATGCTGCGCAAACTGCTGGCGGACTATCAGCCCGAACGCATGGCCGTGGTATTCGATGCCAAGGGTAAAACCTTCCGCGACGAACTGTTTGAACAGTACAAAGCCCAGCGCCCGCCGATGCCGGATGAACTGCGCGCACAGGTGGAACCGCTGTACACGCTGATCCGTGCCATGGGGCTGCCGCTGATCGTGGAAGAGGGTGTGGAAGCCGACGACGTGATCGGCACGCTCGCCCGGCAGGCCGCCGCCGCCGGCCAGCCGGTGGTGATCTCCACCGGCGACAAGGACATGGCACAACTGGTGGACGGTCACATCACGCTGGTCAATACCATGACCGGCACGGTGCTCGACCCTGACGGTGTGGTGGAAAAATTCGGTGTTGGCCCGGAGCTGATCATCGATCTGCTGGCGCTGATGGGCGACAAGGTCGACAACATCCCCGGCGTGCCGGGTGTCGGTGAAAAGACGGCGTTGGGATTGCTGCAGGGCATCGGCAGCCTGACGACGCTCTACGACAATCTGGACAAGGTGCCGGCGTTGCCGATTCGCGGTGCCAAGACCCTGCCGAAAAAGCTCGAAGAGCATCGTGACCAGGCGTTCCTGTCCTACCAGCTGGCCACCATCAAGCTGGATTGCGTGCTGAACGAGACCTTCGACGAACTGACCCTGCGCGAGCCGGACAAGGTGGCCCTGGCAGAGCAGTACCGCACGCTGGAATTCAAAAGCTGGTTGCTGGAAATACTCGACGGCGAGGAGGTGCCCGAGGACGTCACCGCCGAGACCAGCATTGATCGCGCCAGTTACGTCACCATCACCGACGACGCAACGCTGGATGACTGGCTGCAACGATTGGTTGCGGCAAAGCTGTTTGCCTTTGATACCGAAACCACCAGCCTGGATTACATGCAGGCGGAACTGGTCGGTGTTTCCTTTGCCATTTCGCCGGGTGAGGCCGCCTATGTCCCGGTGGCGCACGATTACCCCGGTGCGCCCGACCAGCTCGACCGCGACGCGGTGCTGAAGAAACTCAAGCCGTTGCTGGAAGATCCGGGCCTGAAAAAGATCGGCCAGAACCTCAAGTACGACATGAGCGTGCTGGCCCAGTACGACATTACGCTGCGCGGGGTGGAGTACGACACCATGCTGGAATCCTACGTGCTGGATTCCGTCGCCACCCGCCACGACATGGATTCGCTGGCGCTGAAGTTTCTGGGCCATCGCAATATCGCCTTCGAGGACATTGCGGGCAAAGGCGCCAAGCAGCTCACCTTCAATCAGATCGCGATTGATGACGCCGCGCCCTATGCGGCGGAAGACGCGGACATTACCCTGCGCCTGCACGAAACACTCTGGCCACGTCTGGAGGCGATCCCGACATTGGCCCGCGTGTTCCGTGAGATCGAAGTGCCGCTGGTCAGCGTGCTGTCACGCATTGAACGCAACGGCTGCTACGTGGATGCCGGCATGTTGCGCCTGCAAAGCCAGGAACTGGCGAAAAAAATGGCCGCGCTGGAAAAGCAGGCGCACGAGATCGCCGGGCGCCCGTTCAACCTCAATTCCACCAAGCAGCTTGGTGAGATTCTCTATACCGAACAGAATATCCCGGTGATCAAGAAAACACCGAAAGGCGCGCCGTCCACTGCCGAGCCGGTGCTGGCCGAGCTGGCGCTGGAATATGAACTGCCCAGTGTCATCATGGCGCACCGCGCGATGAACAAGCTGAAAAGTACCTACACCGACAAGCTGCCGGAGATGGTGCAGCCGCGCAGTGGCCGCGTGCATACCTCTTACCATCAGGCCGTGGCCGCGACCGGGCGGCTGTCGTCCAGCGACCCGAACCTGCAGAACATTCCCGTGCGCAGCGAAGAAGGGCGTCGCATTCGCCAGGCGTTCCGGGCGCCCGCCGGGCGCAAGATCGTCGCGGCTGACTATTCGCAGATCGAGTTGCGTATCATGGCGCACCTCAGTGGCGACAAAGGGCTGCTGGATGCGTTTGCACACGGCCTGGATATTCACCGCGCAACGGCGGCAGAAGTGTGGGAAAAATCCCTTGATGCGGTGACCGACAACGAGCGCCGCAACGCCAAAGCGATCAACTTTGGCCTGATCTACGGCATGAGTGCATTCGGCCTGGCGAAACAGCTGGGTGTGCCACGCGGCGAGGCGCAGGATTACATCAACCGTTATTTCGAGCGCTATCCCGGTGTGCGCGAATACATGGACAGCACACGCGCCAAGGCCGCCGAACAGGGTTATGTGGAAACGCTGTTCGGCCGCCGCCTGTACCTCCCGGAAATCGGCAGCCGCAACGCGGCCATGCGCCAGGCTGCGGAGCGCACTGCCATCAACGCGCCGATGCAGGGCACGGCGGCAGACATCATCAAGCGCGCCATGCTCCGCGTGGACCAGTGGCTGACAGACAGCGGTATCGACGCGCTGATGATCATGCAGGTGCACGATGAACTGGTATTCGAGGTCGACGAGAAACAGGTGGATACCCTGATCAATGAAGCGACCGCATTGATGAGTGGCGCTGCAGACCTGAAGGTGCCGCTGGTGGTGGATGCCGGCATAGGCGACAACTGGGACGAGGCGCACTGA
- a CDS encoding cellulase-like family protein: MVGEAGSTPRLALACWDYSWLTRRDGRASEYRDLDKVFAELAERGYNALRLDPFPHLLARGESGLTQDRFDVLPEGLDLRRGARVPVQVQPRKTLVEMLRRARAHGISLWLTSWFMPDTQARRSFVRRPQDFVRVWAETLAFIENEGYADLILGVDFCHEFPQAPCAHGAYRRIFASHPRNPLPQMLGWSGGVCRRVEEYLLEVPRSLRALYPHYRYGVSVAATQEDNIRQLDTSELDFLDTHAWLSDDPRFRFASGEMLTPVAPAVASRLQSRVAALLYRARQSQWSRRAGRRLHQQAEFARMRRLAPILGEGYVHDARESALDWDWVRLVSEHMVMAALEEGIPVITTGLHARPHSPGFWEDVAWHQRLTTMIREA, translated from the coding sequence ATGGTGGGAGAGGCGGGCAGCACACCGCGCCTGGCGCTGGCTTGCTGGGATTATTCCTGGCTGACCCGCCGTGACGGCCGCGCCAGTGAGTACCGCGATCTGGACAAGGTGTTTGCCGAGCTGGCCGAACGGGGCTACAACGCCCTGCGCCTGGACCCCTTCCCCCATCTGCTGGCCCGTGGTGAAAGCGGGCTGACCCAGGACCGTTTCGACGTGTTGCCCGAAGGGCTCGACCTGCGCCGTGGCGCCCGCGTGCCGGTGCAGGTGCAGCCGCGTAAAACGCTGGTGGAAATGTTGCGCCGCGCCCGTGCCCACGGCATCAGCCTGTGGCTCACCAGCTGGTTCATGCCTGATACCCAGGCACGCCGGTCCTTTGTGCGACGGCCACAGGACTTTGTCCGCGTCTGGGCAGAAACGCTCGCTTTCATTGAAAACGAAGGCTACGCCGACCTGATCCTGGGCGTGGATTTCTGCCACGAATTTCCCCAGGCGCCCTGCGCCCACGGTGCCTACCGGCGCATTTTTGCCAGCCACCCGCGCAACCCGCTACCGCAGATGCTCGGCTGGTCGGGCGGGGTTTGCCGGCGGGTGGAAGAGTATCTGCTGGAGGTGCCGCGTTCGTTGCGGGCACTGTATCCGCACTACCGATACGGCGTGTCCGTGGCGGCTACGCAGGAAGACAACATCCGGCAGCTCGACACCAGCGAACTGGATTTTCTCGACACCCACGCCTGGCTCAGCGACGACCCGCGTTTCCGGTTTGCCAGCGGTGAAATGCTGACCCCCGTGGCCCCGGCCGTGGCGAGCCGGCTGCAAAGCCGCGTGGCGGCGCTGCTGTACCGCGCCCGGCAGAGCCAGTGGAGCCGTCGCGCCGGACGACGCCTGCACCAGCAGGCCGAGTTTGCCCGCATGCGCCGGCTGGCGCCGATCCTGGGCGAAGGTTATGTGCACGATGCCCGCGAAAGCGCGCTGGACTGGGACTGGGTGCGCCTGGTGTCCGAGCACATGGTGATGGCGGCACTGGAAGAAGGCATTCCGGTGATTACCACCGGCCTGCACGCGCGCCCGCACAGCCCCGGTTTCTGGGAGGATGTCGCCTGGCACCAGCGGCTGACGACGATGATCCGCGAAGCCTGA